Proteins encoded within one genomic window of Candidatus Thermoplasmatota archaeon:
- the hxlA gene encoding 3-hexulose-6-phosphate synthase: MKPILQVALDLINADRALKIAYESIEGGADWIEIGTPLIKSEGMNIIRIMREKYPTKTIIADMKTMDTGSLETEMAAKAGADIICILGAADNSTIIDAVQSARKYGIQIMIDLINVPDPVKRARELEKLGIHYLCIHTGIDEQMKGKKPFQVLEKLVTKTNLPIAVAGGLNSETAPKAIQKGAQIIIIGGAITKAHNIRKATQQIKKAIITQKPIPTELYKKYDKNQIRDAFSKTSTSNISDAMHKQGALIGIRPIRCGFHLVGQALTVKTIDGDWAKPIEAIDKAEPGNVLVIDVNRGTTAIWGELATWSAQQKKLAGVVIDGTVRDLEDLLKLNFPIFTRYIAPHAGEPKGFGEIGAEIICGGQKIRTGDWIIGDDSGVVVVPQEIAHEICNRALDIREQENRIRQEIKQGGSLGSVLKLKKWEKKIG, encoded by the coding sequence ATGAAACCGATTCTCCAAGTAGCACTGGACCTGATTAACGCTGATCGTGCACTCAAGATCGCCTATGAAAGTATTGAAGGCGGAGCAGACTGGATAGAAATAGGAACGCCGTTAATCAAAAGCGAAGGGATGAACATCATTCGAATCATGCGAGAAAAATATCCAACAAAAACAATAATAGCAGACATGAAAACAATGGATACCGGATCTCTTGAAACAGAAATGGCAGCAAAAGCAGGAGCAGACATTATCTGCATTCTCGGAGCAGCTGACAACAGTACGATTATCGATGCAGTGCAATCTGCACGAAAATACGGCATCCAAATAATGATTGACCTCATAAATGTCCCTGATCCAGTGAAGAGAGCACGAGAACTCGAAAAACTTGGAATTCATTACCTCTGTATTCATACTGGTATTGACGAACAAATGAAAGGAAAAAAACCGTTTCAAGTGCTTGAGAAACTTGTAACAAAAACAAATCTCCCCATAGCGGTTGCCGGAGGACTGAATAGTGAAACAGCACCAAAGGCAATACAAAAAGGTGCACAAATCATTATCATCGGTGGTGCAATTACAAAAGCGCATAATATACGAAAGGCAACACAACAGATTAAAAAAGCAATAATAACACAAAAACCGATTCCAACAGAACTGTATAAAAAATATGACAAAAATCAGATACGAGATGCCTTTTCCAAGACAAGTACCTCAAATATTTCAGATGCTATGCACAAACAAGGTGCTCTTATCGGTATTCGACCAATTCGTTGTGGATTTCACCTTGTGGGACAAGCATTAACTGTGAAAACGATTGATGGGGACTGGGCAAAACCTATTGAAGCAATTGATAAAGCAGAACCTGGAAACGTCCTTGTAATTGATGTCAACAGAGGAACCACAGCCATCTGGGGGGAACTGGCAACCTGGAGCGCACAACAAAAAAAATTAGCTGGCGTAGTTATTGATGGAACAGTTCGAGACCTTGAAGATCTTCTGAAATTAAACTTTCCTATCTTTACTCGATATATAGCACCACATGCAGGAGAACCAAAAGGATTTGGAGAGATCGGTGCTGAAATTATCTGCGGCGGTCAGAAAATACGGACTGGAGATTGGATTATTGGCGATGACTCAGGAGTTGTCGTTGTCCCGCAAGAAATCGCCCATGAAATTTGCAACCGAGCTTTAGATATCAGAGAACAAGAAAATAGAATACGGCAGGAAATCAAACAAGGTGGATCACTCGGTAGTGTTCTAAAACTTAAAAAATGGGAGAAAAAAATTGGATGA
- a CDS encoding DUF362 domain-containing protein: MTHVVFFQDIEKLSKALTFFHVPTYEHQTIPVKLHMGEINNKNYPQPEFVRKVVTLLKNMNAHPFLLDTTVAYPGLRSTKKGYQKLASLHGFTEKKIGCPVIIDTVGISTKINEYCFNVAVHLAEASHIFSIAHVKGHIQTGMGGAIKNFGMGGVTRQTKMMMHHASRPKYIQTNCTFCAECEKNCIYNAIKVDQKNWKYNKRKCFGCGVCVDHCTTQALHYQKADLQFLIACAAYACVHGKKVLYLNELKRIAQSCDCDPFPGPFICPDIGYLLSDDPVAIDKASLDLIHAQKKDIFQKINNVNPYKQIEFGFKLGLGNPTYEMITI, encoded by the coding sequence ATGACCCATGTTGTTTTCTTTCAAGATATCGAAAAACTATCAAAGGCACTTACTTTTTTTCATGTTCCTACCTATGAACATCAAACTATTCCAGTTAAACTTCACATGGGAGAAATCAACAATAAAAATTATCCACAACCAGAGTTTGTCCGGAAAGTAGTCACTCTGCTGAAGAACATGAACGCACATCCATTTCTTCTTGATACTACTGTTGCTTATCCCGGTTTACGCAGTACAAAAAAGGGATATCAAAAACTTGCATCTCTGCATGGTTTTACTGAAAAAAAAATCGGATGTCCAGTAATCATTGATACAGTAGGTATATCTACAAAAATAAATGAGTATTGTTTTAATGTGGCAGTTCATCTTGCTGAAGCATCTCATATTTTTTCAATTGCTCATGTGAAAGGACACATCCAGACGGGCATGGGCGGAGCAATTAAAAATTTTGGTATGGGTGGTGTAACAAGGCAGACCAAAATGATGATGCATCACGCAAGTCGACCAAAATATATTCAAACGAATTGTACCTTTTGTGCCGAATGTGAAAAAAATTGTATCTATAACGCAATAAAGGTCGATCAGAAAAACTGGAAATACAACAAACGAAAATGCTTTGGATGCGGAGTATGCGTTGATCATTGTACAACTCAAGCACTACACTATCAGAAAGCAGATCTACAATTTCTTATCGCATGCGCAGCCTATGCGTGTGTTCATGGAAAAAAAGTTCTCTATCTCAATGAACTAAAACGTATCGCGCAAAGCTGTGACTGCGATCCCTTTCCAGGACCATTCATTTGTCCAGATATTGGTTATCTCCTTTCTGACGATCCTGTTGCAATCGATAAAGCCTCCCTCGATCTTATTCATGCACAAAAAAAAGATATTTTTCAAAAAATCAATAACGTCAATCCATACAAACAGATCGAGTTCGGATTCAAACTCGGCCTTGGTAACCCAACGTACGAAATGATTACGATCTGA
- a CDS encoding type II/IV secretion system ATPase subunit → MSEDIARSKIPSFSSSDYHPETIEERVDRILVEKRTQPLRTPVHKIFMSSILKSENNEQQVPQKLSYFPSGRSGAFFIKQKESSVRRQSMTPTQTQQKQEKNKRKEAKIQRREEKKQKKLLQKQQKQEEKKRKKIEKLQKKKESAVFFVKEKKNKKKKNNDHTSITQYTDEIQRTTDKPTHIKTKKRIGFKRQKDMPSSESDNNLQTSSLPLKHKNGYDNVANQPEAQSHASDTTFGIIGGSSEERKWLDQKIREAKIFKKQEKIDHAVEKYRGPAQNERIQTSPQLNQSGDSVLNKTDDTVNYDTSGPEKKPPQVRQDTSKKDKHQNIELQKEVEQKGQEVEKYKERKKEMTSSTSIIPEGAYDPDEESDTSKVPTQQIDQWLLRGTQVDEEFAEKTPISPSSIEKQQHVKIDELQPDGLVRYTDVAQQLKHSTLLKYGYREGSWDELDFYPISEPFCYVELIREKETLDKRYFIVEVELTQEEIDFMNFIKETLQRTSIEPFEIEAKGEKKYLHEKIDFIINDYQLSINEQSKKKIIYFLEKQFLGLDRLENLMKDPNIEDISCDGAQIPIFLYHRRYGSLKSNVQFDSEEELSAFVIKLAQKCGKHISIAEPMLDATMPDGSRIQMTLSTEVTSKGSTFTIRKFKEDPFSPPDLIEFNTMSSEMVAYLWLAVENGINALIAGGTAAGKTSVLNAIALFIPQDSKIVSIEETREINLPHPNWIPGVARSGFGEVVGNKVVGEIDMYDLMKAALRQRPEYILVGEIRGREAYVLFQAMATGHTTYSTVHADSAQSLIHRLEGKPINIPRIMLQALDIVCIQVISRVKNKRARRCKQIIEIIDIDPTTKEILTNEVFRWDPVEDKFIYSGKSYIIERIRSEKDVSREQMTEEIKNRAKLLEWLNKKNIREFKKVSTLIVQYYENPRAVLEKISKDSL, encoded by the coding sequence ATGAGCGAGGATATAGCTCGATCTAAAATCCCTTCTTTCTCTTCTTCAGATTATCATCCAGAGACGATTGAAGAACGAGTTGATAGAATATTAGTTGAAAAAAGAACACAACCCTTGAGGACCCCAGTACATAAAATATTCATGAGTTCAATACTGAAATCTGAAAATAATGAACAACAAGTTCCTCAAAAACTATCGTATTTTCCTTCTGGACGATCAGGTGCGTTTTTTATTAAACAGAAAGAGTCATCTGTTCGAAGACAATCAATGACTCCTACTCAAACCCAACAAAAACAAGAAAAAAACAAGCGCAAAGAAGCAAAGATACAACGTCGTGAAGAAAAAAAACAAAAAAAATTACTTCAAAAACAGCAAAAACAAGAAGAAAAAAAGAGAAAAAAGATAGAAAAATTGCAAAAGAAAAAAGAATCAGCGGTTTTTTTCGTAAAAGAAAAAAAGAACAAAAAGAAAAAAAACAACGACCATACTTCAATCACCCAATATACTGATGAGATTCAAAGAACAACAGATAAACCGACCCACATTAAAACCAAAAAACGTATCGGTTTCAAACGTCAAAAAGATATGCCTTCTTCGGAATCTGACAATAATCTCCAAACATCATCTTTGCCATTAAAACACAAAAATGGTTACGATAACGTAGCAAATCAGCCTGAAGCTCAATCTCATGCATCAGATACTACTTTCGGGATTATTGGCGGGAGCAGTGAAGAACGAAAATGGCTTGATCAAAAGATTCGGGAGGCTAAAATTTTTAAAAAACAAGAAAAAATAGATCATGCGGTCGAAAAATACAGAGGTCCAGCTCAAAACGAGCGTATACAAACTTCTCCTCAATTGAACCAAAGCGGAGACAGCGTTTTGAATAAAACTGACGATACTGTCAACTACGATACTTCTGGTCCTGAAAAAAAACCTCCTCAGGTGCGTCAGGATACATCGAAAAAAGATAAGCATCAGAATATTGAGCTGCAAAAAGAAGTAGAACAAAAAGGTCAAGAAGTTGAGAAATATAAAGAACGAAAAAAAGAAATGACTTCTTCAACAAGCATTATTCCTGAGGGAGCATATGATCCAGATGAGGAATCTGATACTTCAAAGGTACCAACTCAACAGATTGATCAATGGTTGTTGCGGGGGACACAGGTTGACGAAGAATTTGCTGAAAAGACACCGATTTCGCCAAGTTCAATTGAAAAACAGCAGCATGTTAAGATCGATGAGCTTCAACCAGACGGTCTTGTTCGCTATACTGATGTTGCGCAACAATTAAAACATTCAACATTACTGAAATATGGCTATCGAGAAGGGTCATGGGATGAACTTGATTTCTATCCAATCTCTGAACCTTTTTGTTATGTTGAACTTATCCGTGAAAAAGAAACCCTGGATAAGCGATATTTCATCGTTGAAGTTGAGTTAACCCAAGAAGAAATAGATTTTATGAATTTTATTAAAGAAACATTACAACGGACATCGATAGAGCCTTTTGAAATTGAAGCAAAAGGAGAAAAAAAATATTTACATGAAAAAATTGATTTCATCATTAATGATTATCAACTATCCATCAATGAACAGTCAAAAAAGAAGATCATCTACTTTTTAGAAAAACAATTCCTTGGTTTAGATCGTCTTGAAAATCTCATGAAAGATCCAAATATTGAAGATATTTCGTGTGATGGTGCACAGATACCAATTTTTTTATATCATCGACGATATGGTTCATTGAAAAGTAACGTTCAATTTGACAGTGAAGAGGAATTATCTGCATTTGTTATTAAACTTGCTCAGAAGTGTGGCAAGCATATTTCAATTGCTGAGCCGATGCTTGATGCAACCATGCCTGATGGTTCTCGTATTCAAATGACCTTGAGTACTGAGGTAACCAGCAAAGGATCTACGTTTACGATTCGGAAATTCAAAGAAGATCCATTTTCACCTCCGGATCTCATTGAGTTCAATACCATGTCTTCTGAAATGGTTGCCTACCTGTGGCTTGCCGTTGAAAATGGGATCAATGCACTCATTGCTGGTGGTACTGCTGCTGGAAAAACATCAGTGTTAAATGCTATTGCTCTGTTTATTCCGCAGGATTCAAAAATTGTTTCAATTGAAGAAACCCGTGAGATTAATCTGCCGCATCCAAATTGGATTCCAGGTGTTGCTCGATCTGGTTTTGGCGAGGTTGTTGGTAATAAAGTTGTCGGTGAAATCGATATGTATGATCTTATGAAAGCGGCGCTTCGGCAACGACCTGAGTATATTCTTGTTGGTGAGATTCGTGGTCGTGAAGCGTATGTGTTGTTTCAGGCGATGGCAACCGGTCATACAACATATTCAACAGTTCATGCTGATTCAGCCCAGTCTTTAATTCATCGGTTAGAAGGTAAGCCAATTAACATCCCGCGTATTATGCTTCAAGCACTTGACATCGTCTGTATCCAGGTGATTTCTCGGGTAAAAAATAAACGTGCACGCCGATGTAAACAAATCATCGAGATCATTGATATTGATCCAACAACGAAAGAAATTTTAACCAATGAAGTGTTCCGGTGGGATCCGGTTGAGGATAAGTTCATTTATTCTGGGAAAAGCTATATTATTGAACGGATTCGATCTGAAAAGGATGTTTCTCGTGAGCAGATGACCGAAGAAATCAAAAATCGTGCAAAATTATTAGAATGGCTCAACAAGAAAAATATTCGTGAATTTAAAAAAGTTTCAACTTTAATTGTTCAATATTATGAGAATCCAAGAGCCGTCTTAGAAAAGATATCAAAAGATAGCTTGTGA